The genomic region GAAGACTGTAATAACTAAGATGAGCATTTTCGATGCCATAAATTCGTATCCCAAGTTGTTTTTCAATATCACAAGTTCTCTGCTTATTTCAAATTGCTAGCACATAGCAATCTTACTCCGGCACTTTGTTTTTCTTGGAACTAGTTGTGTCTGACACTCATGTTCGACAAATATCCGGACATAGGAATCAGATGTGATCTTCTAAGAACTTCCTAGATACACGGAAATCTTGGAAGAAATTAGACTTAACTGTGTGAGGCACATATGTATATCCAACACTTACTCGAGTCCAAGTAGCATAGCCATGTACTGATTATTTAGACGTGAACTTCAGTAAAAAATTCAATACTGTTATGGCTAATAAAATTGTAACATAAATTTCAGGTAGCGGAGCTTTCCGAACCAACATCCCCTGAACTGAAAGAAACAATCGACTCTGTCGTCCACAATCTCCTGACCACCCTTTCTCCAAAGATGCATTCAAAGATTCCTCCTTTGTCAGAGAACAATGCAACTGGAACTGTAAATAATATTGAGATTGAAGATTGTACAGAACTTGTTGAGAATACTTCACTTCAGTTACAACCCATTATTTCGTTAACACGAGACTACCTTGCTCGTCTTCTCTTCTGGTTAGTCTATCTCACATCTGCATTTATTTCTCATTGCATATCAACTAAAATTGTAGTCAAACACAGGGGCATAGCTAAAGGGAGCAGGCAGGGTCTTGCCTCCCCCTCCCCCCGGCTGAATGAATTAATTGCTATTTTAGTACCTTCTAAACGTAAatagttcaatttaatcctttttagcttgttttaaatagaaaaattgtaattttggcctttcaaagtttaaaGTACAATTTAAGTCATTCGAGTTTGAACTCGACTCGAAATTCAGAGCTCGATACTCAATTCGAGCTTGATCGAACATCTATTTTTAAGCTCAAGTTCGGCTTGTGATATAATCGAGCTACTCAAGCTTGATTAAACTCGTTTACTAATTTTTGTATTCAAGTTCTTAGAGTTAATGATATATATTAAGGGCAATAacgtaatttaataatataaaatatgagaaGCTCGATAAGGCTCTCGAGCTATTCGAATCAAGTATTACTAAGCTCGAATTTGGCTCGTCTGATAGTTACCGAATTGAGTTCTAATATTTTGAGTCAAACTCGAGTAGCTTGCGAGCACCAGTGTCTCATTTACACCCCTAATCCCATCACATAATTCTTAGCTTCGCCCCTAGACTCAAACACTTCCTATGCCTTGCCTACTTGGCTGGAGACTTTAAATGATGGGAATCCTGTCGATCCAATCTGTCTTCCCCGGCCTCCCTAATACACTTGATATGAAATAAACCTTCTGTAAAAACAGATCATATTATGATCCAAGAGTTGTTCTGCATGCAGGGGCGGCCccctaaaaaattgaaaacttgcaCCTTTTTACCctctaaaatgtataaaattataaattagtaatGTTAAATTGCACTTTGATTCCCAAAAAAttgtaagattttaatttagtcctttaaaaaattgtaaagataTTAGTTAATACAATGATGAAATTGCATTTCAACTctcatcaaaatttataacttaattccAGCCCCGAAAAGATTTTCTTGGCTTTGTCCTTGTTGCGTGTTTAAAACTGTGCCAAAACATTCGATTGAAACTATGTCTTCTGATGttcatatttctttctgaaGGTGTATGCTATTGGGACACTACCTTAAAGGTCTCGAGTATCGGATGGAGCTAATCGAACGTGTTTAAAAATGTGCCAAAACATTTGATTGAAACTATGTCTTCTGACGTTCATAGTTCTTTCTGAACGTGTATGCTATTGGGACACTACCTTAAAGGTCTCGAGTATCGGATGGAGCTAATCGAACTTTTATCCTCGACAAGCAAGCCCAAGGACAACGGCATGGTGATGAGCAGGTTATTTAGAGTTGCTCTGATATGAAagactacttttttttttccgaaGAAGGCTGGATTTGAACCAAGGTTAGGCCCTTATAATCTCTTGCTGATGGAGTTATTTTTATGCATAAAATGGATACAAATGTTGAGCAAATTGCTAATAACCAAAGTTATTTTGGTACTTCTCAATTGTTTAATtgatcttaattaaaatttagagtGTTTAGTATCTACCattgatttaaaatttctagTATGGAATTTGACTAGACATGAGGAAGGGTTGGGTTTTTTTGGGCTTTCGATAGAGCTTTCTTGAATTCGGGTTGGTTTGAACCggtttaaattaatatttaatatttttttaaaataattatatcatattactttatattatattttgttttatgttttatgttttaatattttttttggtttaattgcaccGTACAACctcaaattatttgtttaaattctaaatttatttttaaactttagaaGTGTTCTAATTGAGCCTTCAAAGTATTAATATAGTTTCCATCAGGTCTTTTTGTCAAGTCAAAGCGAGGGCCTAAAATGATTATTGTTTGTTAGTTCcctcataaaattttaagttaatatatggTCATATTATAGTTTGATCCCCTCCCCAAAATGATAGAATTTAGATTTAAtcttatgaaaattataaatatataagccaataaaatagtgaaattgtattttagttctcataaaaatatattacttaattttgatctctaaatttatttttggcttCGCCAGTTGTCTCACTATTACCTTTGATATTACATGttacagaaaagaaaagtagTGTTGATAATTTTGTCGACACGTCAAGTTCAAGTCTTTCATGCATGCAGTAGGTAGACgtgtttacaatttaattcatgtattttAAAATGCTTTGGCTAGATTTGAGGTGCATCTAAACCgatggtatttttttttctcaatataatatttaaaattaacatagctgtgtatatatatatatatatatatatatatatattatctattatttcagccaaggccaaaatatttattcaacATCCTTTCAATACCTAATTCTTAAAGTTTAGTACTCACATATTTGCATGTGAATAGTGATGATCACTCGAAAAATATTCATGCTCAGACGGTTCCAGTTTATCGACACCCTCAACGTTCCGGAGCCAATATGTCTGATTCAACGATGCTGCTCCCTCCGGAACATCTTTCATTACCCATTCATGGCCTTCAGGAAAATATATCCCGCTCTTTGGATGTGGAACCCAGCACCACGAATCTTTTATATCGTTGCTGCTGTTACTGTTTGACGATGACTTTCTCGACTTTTCGATAGTTTCCCTACCGGCACCAGCGATTTTGCTTATCGGTCGCTCAAATGATCGCTTAGCTTCCCTGCCACAaattctcatatttatataaaataaaataaaaggaaaattaatatatatataattaaagttacctaagcattaaaatcttagttttggCGACGGCAAATCTTCccataaaatatatgaaagaaattttgatcgtactattttatatataatataaagcttaaatttgagaaaattattgTACTTAAGGTGTAAGTAAATTAAGGAGAGTTTCGTTGATTTTTATAATGCTTGAAAGTGCAAATGCTGCAAGAATATGTTCGATGGTACAAATGAGGAACGTTTAATTTTGGAGGCACTTTATAAATGGTGAAGtcaaaagttaatattttcattttaggagtGTCGGATGCACTTTTGGTGTTGCCGCTAAAATAATTTCTGTTAAAACGAAGCATGGTTTATATTAGATCCTAGATAGGGATGAAGGcaagaaaagaaattagaaaccaaaattgaattataaaatatttaaatataaaatgtcatttattattatactaattcctaattttataaaatttcaaaggatcttggaaataattttatcattttggagaaaataaaattgaaattaataaccGAAATCAAAATCAGTAGTCAAtaggtttttattttggataaaccaattcatttaaatggattttgaatatttaaaaagtatctcagtattcaataaatataaaatatagtaaataattaacaaaatatgtatttttgtatggtattgttttttaatataaaaggaAATTACTTAAATGTACTCttcaatttaaaaacaaaattatatattgaataaattttcagGGTGCATGTCACGATTATTTTATTAGTCCCAATTcccaaataaactaaaatataaatacaaactATAAATTAATAGTGTCTATAGGTTAGGTCGAGgcacaattttaaaatttttctaggcTTAGGTCTAAACTCGGCTTAACCTACTAAAAagtcatattattatttagaaaataataattttttataattaaatctaaaataaaatatttataaaaaatttatttaaatttgggtAAGATCAAATTGATTCGTAGATAACAACTTTTATTTAAACTCGACCCAAGTCGAATTGAGCCAATCGGACTAAACAAGCTACCAGATAAATCAACAAgtgatcaaaattttaaatacaaacaaataaatctaTAGAAGgaattttgttgttgaaattgaGTGTAGGTGAGCATTGAGAATTTAATTAAGACACCCATTGAGcaatttgaataaattgataaaaagttttatattcctattaaatttgataattaagttcattttggtattttttattttttttagtttacgttagtttttgaatttgacAAGTAGATCTGTTTTGGTCCTTGAATTAGAATTTTGTGAATATTTGATGATACGATCAGTGTTACTGGAGCAAGATTGGATTGGATGGATCGagaattgattgatataatgATTTAGACAAAAAGGTTGAACCAATTAACTTGAAAACTACTTAAAGTTGGTAAAAATCGAAAATCAAGACAAAAATCGGCAATTGAATAGGTTGAAtcagtttaatatttttttatttttaattttttaaaattttaattatttatttaattattgatggTCCAACAGTCGAATTGACCGGATTGGTTGAATCGGAAACAGGTGGCCTAATAGTTTCAACTACTGGTCTGGTTATTAAAGCATTAAATGTGAAACTCTGAGATTGTACCACATCATcacctataaaattatataattttttattttcaagtgatgatgtggCTCAATCTCAAAGTGCCATGtcatcaaacttttataattttcaagtttagggatCAAAATCAATCTTGTTGCAAAGTTTAAATaccaaagtgaaaaaaaaaatagtacatGTATTAAAATGACCCTAGTTATCAAGTTTAGCGGCCAAAATTATATTACCCCTTCTTTAAATAAAGTTTCGAGTATAATTTTGtgaataaagaaaacaaaatgaaaatattttattttcatttaaaagcCCGatccaatttaatttcgaaTCTAATTGAAGTCTAATGTGACTatcgaatataaaaaaatagagagaaaaaaaagagtggTTATAAAAACATATACTAAAATATGATTGCGGAGAAAAATACCACCATCGGATTCTCatagcataaaaataattaatagcaaatcaaaagaaaaaaggtgggttaataattttgatgctttctttgtttgtttaggTCAATTAAGGACATTCGAATATTGGCcatattttctcttctttttttggtgaaattctCGTAGAGGTCCTTGTACTAgaagttaaattgtattttgttcCTTATTCaggaaatgagcaaattagtcccttcACATttaatcaaagagcaaattgatcctttcgttaaaaatttcattaatttccactgttaaaaattggtccttATACATCAGGATGAGGTAGATGCGGTACGCCACATGTCACTATCTAGTTATTTCGTTAACCACGTCGGTTTTTAACAATAcgaatagatgaaatttttaatagaaatgattgATTTTGCTATTTGATTTAACATACATGTattaatttgcctatttttttgagtaaaagagTAAACTACAATTTGACTTTAATACAGGGACCTTTATGTACTTTtaccctctttttttttttttataaaaacaaacattttaGAGAAATTCAGAAATTGATGTGACAATGGGGTGAAAAGAGGTGAACGGTTCATGGTTTTAGCATGAATTCCCTTTCttttttgtatgtttaaaaatggttaaaattttctattagtcCCTGTATTACTACGTAAGTTGTTAATTTTCCTTacactttaatttgatcattttagtctttctatttttgaattttgaaaattcggtACTTGTTAGTGGTGTTCATAGGCCGAGCttaagtttatattttcaaCTCCGAGCAGGTCTGAATTGTTTTACTatctagaaataaaaataaaataaaaaatacattaatatttatgtattgttgtaattaattttatataaagtaattttactatttttttaaatagtaaaacgAGCTATTTGAACAAACCGGTTTAGACTTGagcttgatttaaaaaataaaaaataattagaccTTGACTTAACTTGACCTATGAACACCTTAATGTAGGTGTAGCCTTCCGAGAGTAGAGGTTGGAGGGCTAAGGCCCATTGGGCTTGTTTCTTGGTCGGTCACTCTCCATCCCTTATTTTTTCCACTTTATTcgataaaataaattgttgttGATCCTTTGATCGTGACTTAGttccaaaaaaaaactttcaattcCAAATCCAAGCCGGAGCACAACTTGTCCAAATGACACGTGTTactattaaaagtaataaaaaaatattttttatttaaacttaattataaaatatataaaatactaatataagtttgttttcttttctatattatttctaACCAGCAAAACAATTTTAGCTTAAAGTTAAAGTGAGTCAAATCAAGTGACAAAATTGTTTGAATTAGACGGACTAGTTAGATATAGAACCAATTAAGGGATCGGTCCAGAAAAAAGTATTGATTGATTGGTCTGAGAATCGATATGAACGGATTGAATCAAGTAAAAAATCAGttgaactaaaaattaatacttttaagatttatgatattttgtaataattatttaatcgaATCGGATAGATAAGGCCATTGAATGGATTGACTCAAAATTAGTATAAACTAACTGAACTATATAAAAACtggttgaattatgatttttaatattttaactatttttattaatcttttagtaatttatttaattgagctaCACGAATTAAGCcaattaataaattgatattcTAACCTTAATCCCAAAGGGAAAGTCGGGCAAAAGTCAAAGAATTTAGTGGATTGCATTAGTAAATCCACTgattcaaaagtaaaaaaacaaagaaaagaaaacaaagtccCCCCTCCCGCCATTGACGCGTTTGTTCATTCTTCTTAAGCAATAAGAAACTGCAGactatacaaattttaaaaaaataataattaagaaaaaaaaacccattatTGTAACTGTGAAGAAGAACAGAGagccaaaaaaattgaaaaagaaaaaagagaaaggatCCATAAATGAAAGGGAAATCGAAGGGCTCGAAGAGAAAGCTAGGGTTAGCAACTACCCTTTTCTTATGTTCACTTGCTTTCTTAGCTGGTTTGTTCACTTCAACTTTTTTCTCTCAGGTAAACTTATAAAGCATGAATGTTTCTTCATTTTGAAATGGTTTTTTGAAATGGGTTTAGCGGTTAATtcgttgggttttttttttttttttaggatgtGCCGATTATTAAACCCAGGCTGAGAAAGGTTGAAGTGGTGCATGTTGAAGGTGATAAGTATCGTGATTTGATGCCTGTTGGAGAGACTGGGGAAAGTTCGATTGATTCTATCCATTTTCAGGTCacttttgaattttggtttccTGGTTTTGTTCATTGGATtttgaatgatgaatttgaTTCTAAATGCTTTTGATTTAGTTGTTTATttgattaacttttattttttggtaattGATAGtatcacttaaattattaaaatttttaagttgtttcATAAAATTATGTGGGATAAGAGCTATGATTGAAAAACGGAAAAATCGAAAATCTGATCTTTGGTAAAAAGCCAGAAAATGAGAGGATACATATGCAAATAAATTGTTGATACAAGGAGATTGTGGAGGTTCGTGATGGTCTACTTGGAGGGCGGAGAGTCTTAGAGAGTGTGTCTTGGCCTCCTATCCTAATGTCCGTAGGCTTTTAAGGGGTTACCTCTGGTCATTCCCAAAGTGCCACATGTAGCCCATATATTGGTTTTGGACTCCTTGGGGATTTATCTGACCTATGAATGCTCTGTTGTCATAGATATGGGTCGTCATGTCAGGACAATGGTATATGTGGCGTATCCATGTCAGGGATGTGGTCTTGATGGTAGGGGTCATGAGGTCTTGAGTTCATAGGTGTCTTTAACCTGCAAGGTGATTCTTCTTAGTCAAGGACATGGACCTGATAGGTGGGCTTGCGGGGTATGGGTATGACACAAATGTTTAGGATTAATGGCTATGAGTAGCAATATTCAAGTTAGTTTGTATTTCAAAGCTATGTTAGCAGAGCTCTTCCTTTTCTCTAAAATATCCATATCTGACTCGTATTCGAACATGCATATGAGACTGAGAGTATTATCCcacaaaatatatagaaaagcTTAGAAAATTTGAGCATGCACGTGTTGGTACTTACCTATACTGAAATTCGACCCCAAGTCCAAGTAATATAGGTCACGAGGTAGTATATGTTGAGGCTTGTTTAACCTGAAACTAAAACTGGAGTTTTCGAATATCAAAGGAAAGCAGTAatggaaaagaataaagatttTATGTACAAATGTTGTACAGAAAACTGCCCTGTCTGTAGACTAACTTACTTTGATTGCTTCTCTTTAAGTGCAGGTTTTAAGTTGGAAACCGCGAGCTTACTATTTTCCCGACTTTGCAACTGCAGAACAATGCGAACATATAATTGGAATGGCGAAATTGAACCTTAAACCATCTACTTTGGCTTTGCGCAAGGGAGAAACCGAAGAAAACACTAAAGGAACTAGAACAAGGTAGAGTGCCCCTTTTAAGATGCTTTACTCTCATTTCTTTTCGTTTTTGAGTTCAATGGTAAATcataaattgataatgttattaACTGGTTCCGAGTTAGCATTGAGGCTGGATAGTATTTTACCCCCGTGCTAGTGAGTGTTTTGAATTGGTGAATGCTGATAACTCTGTCTTGAACTTGTACTTTGCTTGGACACAGTTCGGGAACGTTTATTAGTGCATCCGAGGATGAATCCGGAACCTTGGACTTGATCGAGAAAAAAATTGCAAAGGTTACAAGCATTCCACAGAGTCATGGAGAGGTACATCTTTTGTTGATTTAAGATTTTCCCGATTGATATAGAACCTATAAGCCACAAAAAGTCTCATGGcatattttctatcaaaaccAAAAATCTTTCTTTACATTACTTTTGAATTGTTGAATCGAAATTTGTACACATTGCAGGCATTTAATGTTTTGCGGTATGAGATCGGACAGAAGTATGATTCTCATTACGATGCATTCAATCCATCCGAATATGGTCCACAATCGA from Gossypium raimondii isolate GPD5lz chromosome 1, ASM2569854v1, whole genome shotgun sequence harbors:
- the LOC128040010 gene encoding uncharacterized protein LOC128040010 → MLRRFQFIDTLNVPEPICLIQRCCSLRNIFHYPFMAFRKIYPALWMWNPAPRIFYIVAAVTV
- the LOC105773423 gene encoding probable prolyl 4-hydroxylase 9; the encoded protein is MKGKSKGSKRKLGLATTLFLCSLAFLAGLFTSTFFSQDVPIIKPRLRKVEVVHVEGDKYRDLMPVGETGESSIDSIHFQVLSWKPRAYYFPDFATAEQCEHIIGMAKLNLKPSTLALRKGETEENTKGTRTSSGTFISASEDESGTLDLIEKKIAKVTSIPQSHGEAFNVLRYEIGQKYDSHYDAFNPSEYGPQSSQRVASFLLYLSDVEEGGETMFPFENGMSVKGYDYRQCVGLKVKPQRGDGLLFYSLFLNSTIDPTSLHGSCPVIKGEKWVATKWIRDQQQFD